One window of the Desmospora profundinema genome contains the following:
- the bioB gene encoding biotin synthase BioB: MGNRVGIHTGFWGELARQALAGERLTMEEGLAVLRSDDDQLLPLLQAAYQVRKHFFGNRVKLNMIVNAKSGLCPEDCGYCSQSIVSQAPIEKYPLMEKETLVKGAREARNRKAGTYCIVASGRRPTDREVDAVCEAVREIKNEWPMKICACLGLLTESQATRLKEAGVDRYNHNLNTHQDHHANITTTHTYEDRVRTVERVKQAGISPCSGCIVGMGESDEQIVELAYALRELDADSIPVNFLHAVPGTPMEGMDLLDPRRCLRVLALFRLVCPSKEIRVSGGREVQLGTLQPLSLYAANALFVGDYLTTEGQVAEQDHQMIRDLGFEIEECAY, from the coding sequence ATGGGAAACAGGGTGGGGATCCACACTGGATTTTGGGGAGAATTGGCGAGACAGGCGCTGGCGGGAGAACGGTTAACCATGGAAGAGGGGCTGGCGGTTCTTCGGTCCGATGATGACCAGCTGCTGCCGTTGTTGCAGGCGGCATACCAGGTCCGGAAACATTTTTTTGGCAATCGCGTCAAACTGAATATGATCGTAAACGCCAAAAGTGGACTCTGTCCAGAAGACTGCGGATACTGTTCCCAGTCGATCGTCTCCCAGGCGCCTATTGAGAAGTATCCGTTGATGGAAAAAGAGACCCTGGTGAAAGGGGCGCGAGAGGCACGCAACCGCAAGGCGGGAACGTATTGCATTGTGGCCAGCGGCCGCAGACCCACCGACCGGGAGGTGGATGCGGTTTGTGAAGCGGTCAGGGAGATTAAAAATGAGTGGCCCATGAAGATTTGCGCCTGTTTGGGCTTGCTGACCGAATCTCAGGCAACCCGGCTCAAGGAAGCGGGAGTGGACCGTTACAATCACAACCTGAACACCCATCAAGACCACCATGCCAATATCACCACCACTCATACTTATGAGGACAGAGTAAGGACGGTTGAACGGGTGAAGCAGGCAGGGATTTCTCCTTGTTCCGGGTGTATCGTCGGTATGGGAGAGAGTGACGAACAGATTGTGGAGCTGGCGTATGCCTTGAGAGAGCTGGACGCGGATTCGATTCCTGTCAATTTCTTACACGCTGTTCCCGGCACCCCTATGGAGGGGATGGATTTGCTGGATCCCCGTCGTTGTCTGCGTGTGTTGGCGTTGTTCCGCTTGGTGTGTCCTTCCAAGGAGATCCGGGTATCCGGAGGGCGGGAAGTACAGCTGGGAACGTTGCAGCCACTCTCCCTGTATGCGGCGAATGCGCTGTTTGTGGGAGATTATCTGACCACTGAAGGACAGGTGGCGGAGCAGGATCACCAGATGATCCGGGACTTGGGATTTGAAATCGAGGAATGCGCCTACTGA
- a CDS encoding methyltransferase domain-containing protein — translation MKQSKEQMARAFNQLADIFDRQAVIQKRMAHRIIQTLDEQKVDAKEIVEVGCGTGYLTQLLCDRFPHARLTVVDFSENMVRWARRGLEGCHGSSIRFVVADAETMEWEEGRYDLVASNATIHWFNQPSQTLSRLVRALTDGGFFVASTFGPDTWQELQELYAEEISGEDDLFSEWDPDCMRSVSEWEEILLHTGLYRPQSMVCWHRKTYRDCHHFLKTIQHLGGSCVFGQKRFWEMEEPPVIRMMERYDRAYRQDGDVYATYQLVQFFGRKMDGLKRKTRTGEV, via the coding sequence GTGAAGCAGAGTAAGGAGCAGATGGCTCGTGCGTTTAACCAGCTTGCCGATATTTTTGACCGTCAGGCGGTTATTCAGAAGCGAATGGCCCACCGGATTATACAAACCCTGGACGAACAGAAGGTGGATGCGAAAGAGATCGTGGAGGTGGGGTGCGGTACCGGCTATCTGACTCAATTATTGTGTGACCGTTTTCCTCATGCACGACTGACAGTGGTCGACTTTTCGGAAAACATGGTGCGATGGGCTCGCCGGGGGCTGGAGGGATGCCACGGCTCCAGTATTCGATTTGTGGTCGCCGACGCGGAGACCATGGAATGGGAGGAAGGTCGATACGATTTGGTGGCATCCAACGCGACCATCCATTGGTTTAATCAACCGTCGCAAACCTTGAGCAGGTTGGTGAGGGCGCTTACGGACGGGGGTTTTTTTGTGGCGTCCACCTTTGGTCCTGACACCTGGCAGGAATTGCAGGAGCTGTATGCAGAAGAGATTAGCGGAGAGGACGACCTGTTCTCAGAGTGGGATCCCGATTGTATGCGGTCGGTGTCCGAATGGGAGGAGATCCTTCTTCATACGGGGCTTTACCGCCCGCAATCCATGGTGTGCTGGCATCGGAAAACATACCGGGATTGCCATCACTTTCTAAAGACGATTCAGCATCTAGGAGGATCCTGTGTATTTGGCCAAAAGCGGTTTTGGGAGATGGAGGAGCCACCGGTGATTCGCATGATGGAACGATATGACCGGGCATACCGCCAGGATGGAGACGTTTATGCCACCTACCAACTGGTGCAGTTTTTTGGCCGAAAGATGGACGGCCTAAAACGAAAGACTCGCACGGGAGAAGTGTAA
- the rnz gene encoding ribonuclease Z: MEITFLGTGGGIPSKDRNVASLALRWTERRGRTWLFDCGEGTQHQILRSPVRLPRVDRVFITHLHGDHIFGLPGLLGSRSFQGAESSLFIHAPEGLRPFVEASLKASATHLRYSLEWRELTEGKWTTEEGVRVEVAKLSHSVPSYGFRIEEPDQPGCLDVSKLQAEGISPGPVYRDLKRGETVRLPDGRILYGEQYRRPDRPGRVIAILGDTRPTEEAVRLARGADLLIHEATFRKGREDLAAKHGHTTSVQAAQIAVRAGVGGLLLTHISPRYSNAEAAELEEEARKQFPNTDVVVDGQTVTVVPAGG; encoded by the coding sequence ATGGAGATTACGTTTTTGGGGACAGGTGGGGGCATTCCCTCTAAGGATCGGAACGTCGCTTCCCTCGCTTTGCGATGGACGGAGCGGAGAGGTCGGACGTGGTTATTCGATTGCGGGGAAGGGACACAGCACCAGATCCTACGTTCGCCTGTGCGTTTACCCCGGGTGGATCGGGTGTTTATTACGCATTTGCACGGGGATCACATCTTTGGTTTGCCTGGGTTGTTGGGGAGCCGTTCCTTCCAAGGGGCGGAATCATCCTTGTTCATTCATGCGCCGGAGGGGTTGCGCCCGTTTGTGGAAGCATCATTGAAAGCGAGTGCCACCCACCTTCGTTACTCCCTGGAGTGGCGGGAGCTGACAGAGGGAAAATGGACCACCGAAGAGGGGGTCCGTGTGGAAGTGGCCAAGCTGTCCCACTCTGTTCCTTCTTATGGTTTTCGAATCGAAGAGCCGGATCAGCCGGGTTGTTTGGATGTCAGTAAACTGCAGGCGGAAGGCATTTCGCCGGGACCGGTTTATCGGGATTTAAAGCGGGGGGAAACGGTACGTCTGCCGGATGGCCGTATTCTCTACGGAGAACAGTATCGAAGACCGGATCGACCGGGGCGGGTGATCGCCATCTTGGGAGACACCCGTCCCACAGAGGAAGCGGTCCGGTTGGCGCGAGGGGCGGATTTGCTGATCCACGAGGCTACCTTTCGAAAGGGGCGGGAAGACTTGGCCGCAAAACATGGCCACACCACTTCGGTCCAAGCGGCTCAAATCGCGGTGCGGGCGGGGGTGGGAGGATTGCTTCTGACGCACATCAGCCCCCGCTATTCAAATGCAGAGGCGGCAGAGCTGGAAGAAGAGGCGCGCAAGCAGTTTCCAAATACGGATGTGGTTGTCGACGGGCAAACGGTGACAGTGGTGCCTGCAGGAGGGTAA
- a CDS encoding DMT family transporter → MKIGLWWVCLGAIGWGTAGLAAKFLVLNHDMTPLEIGAWRLVIGAPLLLAAAAWESRGHVFISPGMRGIGWILLFGLALAGYQVAYFSAVDRTLVSTATLLTVCTAPLLVAAFSAWKLREPLGSKTMLALGLGMAGVTLVIGIGGLIAIADSRFWMGNLLALGAAVCYGGYTLVGKHLVRWIPPFRTVAAAFVVGAVILLPFIGWPPSSWVAWGLLLYLGVVPTALAYLLYMTGLKRTSATRASIAALLEPLTASLLAVWLLGERLPPAGWLGAFLLLSSLMVMVLPERKQNSTPPDTIV, encoded by the coding sequence GTGAAAATCGGATTATGGTGGGTTTGTTTGGGAGCGATCGGTTGGGGTACCGCCGGCTTGGCGGCCAAGTTTCTGGTCCTCAACCATGATATGACTCCGTTGGAAATCGGGGCATGGCGCCTGGTGATCGGGGCTCCGCTCTTATTGGCAGCGGCGGCCTGGGAAAGCAGAGGCCATGTGTTTATCTCCCCCGGTATGAGGGGAATAGGCTGGATTTTGTTGTTTGGACTCGCCTTGGCGGGTTACCAGGTTGCTTATTTCAGCGCGGTAGACCGGACGTTGGTGTCCACCGCAACCTTGTTGACAGTATGTACCGCGCCGCTATTGGTGGCGGCGTTTTCGGCTTGGAAGCTGCGTGAGCCGTTGGGATCGAAAACGATGCTCGCGTTGGGGTTGGGCATGGCCGGTGTCACGCTGGTGATCGGCATTGGCGGATTGATCGCCATAGCCGATTCCCGTTTTTGGATGGGAAATCTCCTCGCTTTGGGAGCGGCAGTCTGTTATGGTGGTTATACATTGGTAGGAAAACATTTGGTTCGGTGGATTCCTCCCTTTCGAACCGTGGCAGCCGCGTTTGTGGTGGGAGCGGTGATCTTGCTTCCCTTTATCGGATGGCCACCGTCCTCCTGGGTGGCATGGGGTCTCCTCCTGTATCTGGGGGTGGTTCCCACGGCATTGGCCTATCTGTTATACATGACAGGGTTAAAACGGACCAGTGCCACCCGGGCGTCTATCGCCGCGTTGCTGGAACCGTTGACTGCATCTTTACTCGCCGTCTGGTTGTTGGGAGAGCGGTTGCCGCCGGCGGGGTGGCTGGGAGCATTTTTGCTGCTGTCTTCCCTGATGGTGATGGTCCTTCCTGAACGCAAACAAAATTCCACTCCGCCTGATACGATCGTTTAA
- a CDS encoding indolepyruvate ferredoxin oxidoreductase subunit alpha, producing the protein MAFVITSPCKDELAAECVEVCPVDCIHGDDVMYYIDPDTCIECGACEPVCPVEAIFEEDMVPEEEKEYIEINANFYK; encoded by the coding sequence TTGGCTTTTGTAATCACTTCACCATGTAAAGACGAACTGGCGGCTGAATGCGTGGAAGTATGTCCGGTGGATTGCATTCACGGGGATGACGTCATGTATTACATCGATCCGGACACTTGCATCGAATGCGGGGCATGTGAGCCGGTCTGCCCGGTGGAAGCCATCTTCGAAGAAGACATGGTGCCAGAGGAAGAAAAAGAGTACATCGAGATCAACGCCAATTTTTACAAGTGA
- a CDS encoding 3-hydroxyacyl-CoA dehydrogenase/enoyl-CoA hydratase family protein produces the protein MLARIKQAAVIGAGVMGAAIAGHLANAGIRTLLLDIVPNKLTEKEEAKGLTLEDKSVRNRLARTGLERLLKEKPAPLFHKKIAERIEVGNLEDDLARLGEADWVIEAVVENLKIKQDLFSRIEKVWKPGMIVSSNTSGISIRDMVKECSPEFRKHFLGTHFFNPPRYMKLLEIIPTPDTDAAIVEEMKAFAEEGLGKGVVFAKDTPNFIANRIGVYGLAITFQKMLEDGLGPDEVDTVTGRAMGRPKSATFRTLDLVGLDTFIHVSNNVRENVDDPDEKKAFEVPALLQKMVEKGWLGAKSGQGFFKKVKGQKGSEILVLDPATGEYRPRKKLKAPSLEMAKRAKTKKEQFRALVYANDAAGKLAWHITKKVLLYSASRIPEIADDIVSVDRAMRWGFNWDLGPFEVWDAIGVEKSVAKMREEGETIPPLVEELLAKGGTSFYDRQPDHDKAFHLGGTFSEVEEHPKFISLARLKEQGKVIQSNRGASLIDIGDDVLCLEFHSPKNAIAADIIQMINTSVKEVSANWRGLVVGNQGANFCVGANLMLILMEAQDQNWPELDLMVRQFQKAMGSLRTMDRPVVAAPFGMTLGGGVEVSLPADRLQASSETYMGLVETGVGLIPGGGGNKEMLLRWTADVDPKDAIGLQNRVNKVFETIAMAKVSTSAEEAKDHGFLREGLDGVSLNQDHLIFDAKEQVLALSRTGYRAPEPKKIPVVGETGYNTLRLGAYGLLQSGYISEHDYKIASKLAYVLSGGTVPEGTLVDEQYLLDIEREAFLSLAGEPKSQQRMQYMLTKNKPLRN, from the coding sequence TTGTTGGCGAGAATCAAGCAAGCAGCCGTGATTGGCGCCGGTGTGATGGGAGCGGCCATCGCCGGGCACCTGGCTAACGCCGGCATTCGCACATTGCTGTTGGATATCGTCCCCAATAAGTTGACCGAAAAAGAAGAAGCGAAAGGACTGACCCTGGAGGATAAATCCGTTCGCAACCGGTTGGCACGCACCGGGTTGGAGCGGCTCCTCAAGGAAAAGCCGGCTCCATTGTTCCACAAGAAGATTGCGGAACGGATCGAAGTGGGCAACCTGGAAGACGACTTGGCCCGTTTAGGCGAGGCGGATTGGGTGATTGAAGCAGTCGTTGAGAATCTCAAAATCAAGCAGGACCTGTTCAGCCGCATTGAGAAGGTTTGGAAGCCGGGAATGATCGTCAGTTCCAACACTTCCGGCATCTCTATCCGGGATATGGTGAAGGAGTGTTCCCCGGAGTTTCGCAAGCACTTTTTGGGAACGCACTTCTTTAATCCGCCCCGTTATATGAAATTGTTGGAGATCATTCCCACTCCTGACACGGATGCAGCCATTGTCGAAGAGATGAAAGCGTTTGCTGAAGAGGGGCTCGGCAAGGGTGTGGTGTTTGCCAAAGATACCCCCAACTTCATTGCGAATCGCATCGGGGTGTATGGACTTGCCATCACCTTCCAAAAGATGCTGGAAGACGGCCTCGGTCCGGATGAAGTGGATACGGTGACCGGTCGCGCGATGGGTCGGCCAAAAAGTGCGACGTTTCGCACACTGGATCTGGTCGGGCTGGACACCTTTATACACGTTTCCAACAACGTCCGGGAAAACGTAGATGATCCTGATGAGAAAAAGGCGTTCGAAGTGCCGGCTCTGCTGCAGAAGATGGTGGAGAAAGGATGGCTCGGTGCCAAGAGCGGGCAAGGGTTTTTCAAAAAGGTGAAAGGGCAGAAAGGAAGCGAGATCCTGGTCCTGGATCCCGCAACCGGGGAGTATCGCCCCCGTAAGAAATTGAAAGCCCCCTCCCTGGAAATGGCGAAACGGGCGAAGACGAAAAAAGAACAATTTCGCGCCTTGGTCTACGCCAACGATGCCGCCGGCAAACTGGCGTGGCACATCACGAAAAAAGTGCTGCTCTATTCCGCCTCCCGCATCCCGGAAATCGCCGACGACATCGTCAGTGTCGACCGGGCCATGCGTTGGGGATTCAACTGGGATTTGGGTCCCTTCGAAGTATGGGATGCCATCGGAGTGGAAAAATCCGTCGCCAAGATGAGGGAGGAAGGAGAGACGATCCCGCCGCTGGTGGAGGAACTGCTGGCAAAGGGGGGCACGTCCTTCTACGACCGGCAACCGGATCATGACAAAGCGTTCCACCTCGGCGGTACCTTCTCCGAAGTGGAAGAGCACCCCAAGTTTATCTCCCTGGCACGGCTTAAAGAACAGGGGAAAGTGATCCAATCCAATCGGGGAGCCAGCTTGATCGATATCGGGGACGATGTGTTGTGCTTGGAGTTCCATTCCCCCAAAAATGCGATCGCCGCCGATATCATCCAGATGATCAACACATCTGTGAAAGAAGTGTCGGCCAATTGGCGCGGATTGGTGGTGGGGAACCAGGGAGCCAACTTCTGTGTGGGTGCCAATCTGATGTTGATTCTGATGGAAGCCCAGGATCAGAACTGGCCTGAGTTGGACCTGATGGTGCGCCAGTTCCAGAAGGCGATGGGTTCCCTTAGGACGATGGATCGTCCCGTGGTGGCGGCACCTTTCGGCATGACCCTGGGAGGCGGTGTGGAAGTCTCCTTGCCGGCAGACCGTCTCCAGGCTTCCTCCGAGACCTATATGGGACTGGTGGAAACTGGTGTCGGCCTGATCCCCGGTGGCGGAGGCAACAAAGAGATGCTTCTGCGCTGGACCGCTGACGTGGATCCCAAGGACGCCATCGGTTTACAAAACCGAGTCAATAAGGTGTTTGAAACGATCGCGATGGCCAAAGTTTCCACCAGTGCCGAAGAGGCTAAGGACCATGGTTTCCTGCGGGAAGGGTTGGATGGAGTGAGCCTCAATCAGGACCATCTGATCTTCGATGCCAAAGAACAGGTGCTGGCCCTCTCCCGTACGGGATATCGAGCTCCAGAGCCGAAGAAGATCCCCGTCGTGGGAGAAACGGGATACAACACCTTGCGGTTGGGTGCATACGGGCTGCTCCAGTCCGGCTATATCAGTGAGCACGATTATAAGATCGCAAGCAAGTTGGCTTATGTCCTTTCCGGGGGAACGGTTCCGGAGGGAACGCTGGTGGATGAGCAATACCTGCTCGACATCGAACGGGAAGCATTCCTCAGCTTGGCGGGGGAACCCAAGTCTCAGCAACGGATGCAATATATGCTGACCAAAAACAAACCGCTGCGCAACTGA
- a CDS encoding acetyl-CoA C-acyltransferase, with amino-acid sequence MREAVIVAAARTAVGKANRGSLKDTRPDELGAAVVQDLMKRVPQLDPAEVEDVIMGCSFPEGEQGMNVGRVIALRAGLPTTAAGLTINRFCASGLQSIAIAAQHVMAGYADTVVAGGVESMSLVPMGGSKPAPNPHLMETGPELYMSMGHTAEEVASRYDVSREDQDQFALRSHQNAVQAIQEGKFKDEIVPFTVKKRFVGEDGKLHEEEFVFDTDEGPRPDTSLDRLGKLKPVFRLGGSVTAGNSSQTSDGAAGVIVMSREKAESLGIKPIAVFRSFCVGGVDPDVMGIGPIVAVPKALEKAGITMDQVDLVELNEAFASQSIQVIRHLEMDPDKVNVNGGAIALGHPLGCSGAKLTVSILNELARRKQKYGLVTMCMGGGMGAAGVFEMVQ; translated from the coding sequence ATGCGCGAAGCAGTCATCGTCGCCGCAGCACGCACTGCCGTCGGCAAAGCGAACCGCGGGTCGTTGAAGGACACCCGCCCCGATGAATTGGGGGCGGCGGTGGTCCAGGATCTGATGAAACGGGTTCCCCAACTGGATCCCGCTGAAGTGGAAGATGTGATTATGGGCTGTTCTTTCCCGGAAGGGGAACAGGGAATGAACGTGGGTCGTGTGATCGCCCTTCGGGCGGGATTGCCCACAACGGCTGCCGGCCTTACCATCAACCGCTTCTGCGCCTCTGGGTTGCAGTCTATCGCAATTGCGGCCCAACATGTCATGGCCGGCTATGCCGATACCGTTGTCGCCGGCGGTGTGGAGAGCATGAGTCTGGTACCGATGGGCGGCAGCAAGCCGGCACCCAACCCTCACCTGATGGAAACGGGTCCCGAACTTTATATGTCCATGGGACATACGGCGGAGGAAGTGGCCAGCCGTTACGACGTCTCCCGGGAGGATCAGGATCAGTTTGCGCTCCGCAGCCACCAGAATGCCGTTCAGGCCATCCAGGAAGGGAAATTCAAGGATGAGATCGTTCCGTTCACGGTGAAAAAACGGTTTGTCGGAGAAGATGGGAAATTGCATGAGGAAGAGTTTGTATTTGATACCGACGAAGGTCCCCGTCCGGATACTTCCCTGGATCGATTGGGGAAATTGAAACCCGTATTCCGGCTCGGTGGATCTGTCACTGCAGGAAATTCCTCCCAGACCAGTGACGGAGCTGCCGGCGTGATTGTGATGTCGCGGGAAAAAGCCGAATCTCTGGGCATCAAGCCGATTGCCGTCTTCCGTTCCTTCTGCGTCGGCGGAGTCGACCCCGACGTGATGGGAATCGGTCCAATCGTGGCTGTACCCAAAGCGCTGGAAAAAGCGGGGATCACAATGGACCAGGTAGACCTGGTTGAATTGAACGAGGCATTTGCGTCTCAATCGATTCAAGTGATTCGTCACCTGGAGATGGATCCGGACAAGGTGAATGTCAACGGTGGTGCGATCGCCTTGGGCCACCCCCTGGGCTGCTCCGGTGCCAAACTGACGGTATCCATCTTGAACGAACTGGCCCGTCGCAAGCAAAAGTACGGCCTGGTCACGATGTGTATGGGCGGGGGTATGGGTGCCGCCGGTGTCTTTGAAATGGTGCAATGA
- a CDS encoding acyl-CoA dehydrogenase family protein, producing MAEQTITKGGSYLIEEHAPADVFTPEDMTEEHKMIGKTAEDFVRDKVVPVLEEIEEHNFDHTVRLMKEAGELGLLGADVPEAYGGLGLDKISSTLLSERACRGRSFALSMGAHVGIGTLPIVFFGTEEQKKKYLPSLATGEKIAAYCLTEPGSGSDALGAKTVAKLSEDGKHYLLTGEKQWITNCGFADVFVVYAKIDGEKFTAFIVEKEFPGVSSGPEEKKMGIKGSSTRTLILDEAKVPVENVLGEIGKGHLIAFNILNIGRYKLGVGCVGSSKRAIEISAKYANERKQFKTPIAKFPLIQEKLATMAAKTFALESAIYRTGGLFEEGLSQIDGAKGTDTAKAISEYALECSITKVLGSEVLDYVVDEGVQIHGGYGFMQEYEIENMYRDSRINRIFEGTNEINRLLIPATLLRKAMKGELPVMEKTAGLQEELMMMMPSLSEEAPELLEEESKLIEHAKKIFLMTAGLAVEKYQMELEKEQEILRDVADIAIEIFAMESALLRAKKTLDKVGEEKASLQIDLTTAYVYEAFPRIEQKAKRILAAMEEGDTLRTQLSILKKLTRYEAINEVALKRKIAARILEEERYVV from the coding sequence ATGGCTGAACAAACGATCACCAAGGGGGGCAGCTACCTGATCGAGGAGCATGCACCCGCAGATGTATTCACTCCGGAAGATATGACTGAAGAACACAAGATGATCGGCAAGACGGCGGAAGATTTCGTCCGGGATAAAGTGGTACCGGTGTTGGAGGAGATTGAGGAACACAATTTCGATCATACGGTCCGCCTGATGAAGGAAGCCGGCGAGCTGGGCCTGCTGGGGGCGGACGTACCGGAAGCCTACGGGGGGCTGGGGCTGGACAAAATCAGTTCCACTCTGCTCTCAGAAAGGGCCTGCCGGGGTCGCTCCTTTGCTCTCAGCATGGGGGCTCATGTGGGGATCGGTACGCTGCCGATCGTGTTCTTCGGTACCGAAGAGCAGAAAAAGAAGTATCTGCCGTCATTGGCTACCGGTGAGAAAATCGCCGCCTATTGCTTGACGGAGCCGGGTTCCGGATCGGACGCCCTCGGCGCCAAAACCGTCGCCAAGCTGTCGGAGGATGGGAAACATTATCTCCTGACGGGTGAAAAGCAGTGGATCACCAACTGCGGTTTTGCTGATGTGTTTGTGGTTTACGCCAAAATTGACGGCGAGAAGTTTACCGCCTTCATCGTGGAAAAAGAGTTCCCGGGTGTTTCCTCCGGACCTGAAGAGAAAAAGATGGGGATCAAGGGTTCGTCCACCCGCACCCTGATCCTGGATGAAGCCAAAGTGCCGGTGGAAAATGTCCTCGGCGAAATCGGAAAAGGCCATTTGATCGCGTTTAACATCCTGAACATCGGCCGCTACAAGCTGGGTGTGGGATGTGTCGGTTCTTCCAAGCGCGCAATCGAAATCTCCGCCAAGTACGCCAATGAGCGGAAGCAGTTTAAGACACCGATCGCCAAATTCCCGTTGATTCAGGAAAAGTTGGCTACCATGGCGGCCAAGACATTTGCCTTGGAAAGTGCGATCTACCGCACCGGCGGTCTGTTCGAGGAAGGCTTGAGCCAAATCGATGGTGCTAAGGGGACGGATACGGCCAAGGCCATCTCCGAGTACGCGCTGGAATGCTCCATCACCAAAGTATTGGGCTCCGAGGTGCTGGACTATGTGGTGGATGAAGGGGTTCAAATCCATGGCGGATACGGGTTTATGCAAGAGTACGAGATTGAAAACATGTACCGCGATTCCCGCATCAACCGGATCTTTGAAGGGACCAACGAAATCAACCGCCTCCTGATTCCGGCAACGCTCTTACGCAAGGCGATGAAGGGTGAATTGCCGGTGATGGAGAAAACTGCCGGTCTGCAGGAAGAATTGATGATGATGATGCCCAGCTTGTCCGAGGAAGCACCGGAGCTTCTGGAGGAAGAAAGCAAGCTGATCGAGCATGCCAAGAAGATTTTCTTGATGACGGCCGGTCTCGCAGTCGAAAAGTATCAAATGGAACTGGAAAAAGAACAGGAAATCCTGCGGGATGTGGCGGACATCGCCATCGAGATTTTTGCGATGGAAAGCGCTCTGCTGCGCGCTAAGAAAACGTTGGATAAAGTGGGCGAAGAAAAAGCGTCGTTGCAGATTGATCTCACCACCGCTTATGTCTATGAGGCATTCCCGCGCATTGAGCAAAAAGCCAAGCGGATTTTGGCGGCGATGGAAGAAGGAGATACCCTGCGTACCCAGCTGTCCATCCTGAAGAAACTGACCCGGTATGAGGCCATCAACGAAGTGGCGCTCAAACGGAAGATTGCCGCCCGCATTTTGGAAGAAGAGCGGTATGTCGTATAA
- a CDS encoding TM2 domain-containing protein, with protein sequence MSDNVDLKSQLDSKSLSIAQTELENQKKTNLVAYLLWFFVGYFGAHRFYVGRTGSGITMLLLFLFGAILSVFLIGIPMMIAVGIWVIVDAFLLYRYVQEENIKKEREILTALAARQQQTAQ encoded by the coding sequence GTGTCCGATAATGTCGATCTAAAAAGTCAGCTGGATTCCAAGAGTTTATCCATCGCTCAAACAGAACTGGAGAACCAGAAAAAAACGAACCTGGTCGCTTATCTGCTGTGGTTTTTCGTAGGATACTTCGGGGCCCATCGTTTTTATGTCGGGCGCACGGGATCAGGAATCACCATGCTGTTGCTGTTCTTATTTGGTGCCATCCTTTCGGTTTTTCTGATCGGGATCCCCATGATGATCGCGGTTGGGATTTGGGTCATCGTGGACGCTTTTTTGCTCTACCGTTATGTACAGGAAGAAAACATCAAAAAAGAACGGGAAATCCTTACCGCCCTGGCGGCTCGTCAACAACAGACGGCTCAGTAA
- a CDS encoding TM2 domain-containing protein: MTDHYSNQPPASGREPATAEESRRERTMVAYVLWLFLGVFGAHRFYLGRWVTGLVMAAAGMITLTVGILTYLVTGSPLSALLPLFLWWLLDAFLMPRWIAELFLSDD, from the coding sequence GTGACTGATCACTACTCAAATCAACCGCCCGCCAGTGGCCGCGAACCTGCTACAGCTGAAGAGAGCCGCAGGGAACGGACCATGGTGGCTTACGTGCTATGGCTATTCTTGGGGGTGTTTGGCGCCCATCGCTTTTATCTGGGCCGTTGGGTGACCGGGTTGGTTATGGCTGCTGCGGGCATGATTACCTTGACGGTGGGGATTCTCACCTACCTGGTGACGGGTTCCCCTTTATCGGCGTTGCTTCCGCTGTTTCTATGGTGGTTGTTGGACGCTTTCCTCATGCCCCGTTGGATCGCAGAATTATTTTTGAGCGACGACTAG